A portion of the Microbulbifer agarilyticus genome contains these proteins:
- a CDS encoding TIGR01777 family oxidoreductase produces the protein MDARFMHCLITGGTGLIGRQFCSKWLERGNSLTVLSRSPEKVHRLCGESATAVSDLGQVDQPVDVVVNLAGETISKRWSEARKAEIRRSRIETTNDLVRWILAQPQRPKYVLSGSAVGFYGDRGGDLLKETSGPGGGFAAQLCRDWEAATLPLQQAGICVGIMRTSIVLSPDGGALKEMLPAFKAGLGGPMGSGEQWMSWIHEADIVGLILHAIDRHLCVPFNACAPEPVTNSSFSRLLAKQLHRPCLLRTPEWLLKMLFGEMAEELLLASQRMEPRTALDSGYSFQYPTLEKALADLLAPPGGAGNTHVSPRGH, from the coding sequence ATGGATGCCAGATTTATGCATTGCTTAATCACCGGCGGCACCGGATTGATCGGCCGCCAATTTTGTTCGAAATGGCTGGAGCGGGGAAATAGCCTAACCGTACTCAGCCGCTCACCTGAAAAAGTACACCGACTTTGTGGCGAGTCCGCTACTGCAGTTAGTGACCTCGGCCAAGTGGATCAGCCGGTCGACGTCGTGGTTAATCTTGCCGGAGAGACCATTTCCAAACGCTGGAGCGAGGCGCGCAAAGCAGAGATTCGGCGTTCGCGCATCGAAACCACCAACGATCTTGTCCGCTGGATACTCGCGCAACCACAGCGCCCCAAATACGTCCTGTCTGGTTCGGCGGTGGGTTTCTATGGAGACCGGGGTGGCGACCTGCTCAAGGAAACCAGCGGGCCCGGCGGCGGGTTTGCGGCACAACTGTGCCGGGACTGGGAAGCCGCCACCCTACCTCTGCAACAGGCTGGTATCTGTGTCGGCATCATGCGCACGTCCATCGTTCTGTCGCCAGACGGCGGCGCCCTAAAAGAAATGCTTCCTGCCTTCAAGGCGGGACTGGGTGGCCCAATGGGCTCCGGTGAGCAATGGATGAGCTGGATACACGAGGCGGATATCGTCGGCCTGATTCTGCACGCCATCGACCGACATTTGTGCGTCCCGTTCAACGCGTGCGCCCCGGAACCGGTGACCAACAGCAGCTTCTCCCGACTGCTGGCGAAACAGCTGCATCGGCCCTGCCTGCTCCGTACGCCAGAGTGGCTACTCAAAATGTTGTTTGGGGAAATGGCAGAGGAACTACTGCTGGCCAGCCAGCGCATGGAGCCCCGCACAGCGCTGGATAGTGGGTACAGTTTTCAGTACCCGACTTTGGAAAAAGCACTGGCAGACCTGCTTGCTCCACCAGGGGGCGCGGGCAATACCCACGTATCACCCAGGGGCCACTAG
- a CDS encoding YdcF family protein: MELQTALTTLAMPPFAPLVGLLMALAFWFFPASSPLAKLSVPLAVLCFLSLWICATPAFAQWLGQRLVNQQQEAPEVEPAAVVILGGGRYRDEEQGRERLSAASLERVAWAVQEAPEGLPILVSGGRVFTGEKQPESALMATALEDLFGRNVTWRENCSRTTAENAANSAALLHDAGVENVLLVTHWWHMPRAADVFARAGLQVRPLAVGGPGELVPKGESGLLRWLPSAGALIRTQVYWRELLGMQWYRWRALPARRQC, translated from the coding sequence ATGGAACTGCAAACCGCACTTACCACTCTCGCGATGCCACCATTTGCGCCCTTGGTGGGGCTGCTGATGGCGCTCGCATTCTGGTTTTTCCCCGCGAGTTCCCCGCTCGCCAAGCTTTCTGTGCCGCTTGCGGTTCTGTGTTTTCTCTCGTTGTGGATCTGCGCGACCCCGGCTTTTGCCCAATGGCTTGGGCAGCGGCTGGTTAATCAGCAGCAAGAAGCACCGGAAGTAGAGCCGGCAGCCGTGGTGATTCTGGGTGGCGGCCGCTACCGGGATGAGGAGCAGGGGCGCGAGCGTTTGTCTGCGGCGAGTCTGGAGCGGGTGGCCTGGGCGGTACAGGAAGCGCCAGAGGGGTTGCCAATCCTGGTTTCCGGTGGGCGCGTATTTACGGGGGAAAAGCAGCCGGAATCCGCCTTGATGGCCACGGCCCTCGAGGACCTGTTTGGCCGTAATGTGACTTGGCGTGAGAATTGCAGTCGCACTACGGCGGAAAATGCTGCCAATTCCGCGGCACTTCTGCACGATGCCGGGGTCGAAAACGTACTCCTGGTAACCCACTGGTGGCATATGCCCCGCGCTGCGGATGTGTTCGCTCGTGCCGGACTGCAGGTTCGGCCACTGGCGGTAGGTGGCCCTGGTGAATTGGTACCCAAGGGGGAGAGTGGCTTGTTGCGCTGGTTGCCCAGTGCTGGCGCCCTGATACGGACTCAGGTCTATTGGCGCGAGTTATTGGGTATGCAGTGGTATCGGTGGCGCGCATTGCCTGCGCGCCGCCAGTGTTGA
- a CDS encoding zinc ribbon-containing protein: MSKEPKEAANPDLPDQEGKLSTEARRELEKLVGEELDVEQFTARKAAFLNAWLKDDVHRADDYLRDLGDELITQEERVGDWLLDAADPTKTVWPAIMRCIKRGEAWALAGEEAGEGEALQCLGCGYRALPAAGSEITPCHRCGYGCFRQLMAGPQAEGASEAE, from the coding sequence GTGAGTAAGGAACCTAAAGAGGCTGCGAATCCCGATCTGCCGGACCAGGAAGGCAAGCTTTCCACCGAGGCCAGGCGTGAACTGGAAAAGTTGGTGGGCGAGGAGCTGGATGTTGAGCAGTTCACTGCACGCAAGGCGGCCTTTCTGAATGCCTGGCTCAAGGATGATGTACACCGCGCGGACGACTACCTGCGGGACCTGGGTGATGAGCTGATTACTCAGGAAGAGCGGGTTGGGGACTGGCTGTTGGATGCAGCGGACCCCACCAAGACCGTGTGGCCGGCGATTATGCGCTGTATCAAGCGCGGAGAGGCCTGGGCGCTGGCAGGGGAGGAGGCCGGAGAGGGTGAGGCGTTGCAGTGCCTCGGCTGCGGTTATCGGGCCCTGCCGGCTGCCGGTTCTGAGATCACCCCCTGCCACCGCTGTGGCTACGGGTGCTTCCGCCAGTTGATGGCCGGACCGCAGGCAGAGGGTGCCAGCGAGGCCGAATAG
- the leuS gene encoding leucine--tRNA ligase produces the protein MEEQYNPSAVEAAAQEHWAEQKSFEVKEDPSREKFYCLSMFPYPSGKLHMGHVRNYTITDVISRYQRMQGKNVLHPMGWDAFGLPAENAAIQNKTAPAKWTYSNIDYMKGQLKALGFGFDWSRELATCQPSYYRWEQWFFTRLYKKGLVYKKMATVNWDPVDHTVLANEQVIDGRGWRSGAVVERKEIPQWFIKITDYAEELLADLDKLPHWPEQVRTMQRNWIGKSKGIDLSFALPQTIAGVDHFDVYTTRPDTLMGVTYVSLAAEHPIALELAESNPELKAFIAECKKQSMSEADMATMDKKGMDTGLKAIHPLTGEEVPVWVANYVLMDYGSGAVMAVPAHDQRDWEFAKKYDLPIKQVIAPANDEAIDLDKEAFVEKGKLVNSGGFDGLDFDAAFNAIADGLEAAGKGRVTTNYRLRDWGVSRQRYWGAPIPMLNLADGSEIPVPAEKLPILLPEEVELDGVTSPIKSDPEWRKDEYNGEAVERETDTFDTFMESSWYYARYTCPDFEEGMLDPDRANYWLPVDQYVGGIEHAILHLLYARFFHKLMRDEGLVKSDEPFKQLLCQGMVLAESFYKEVEGAHKIWVNPADVDVERDEKGKTIRAVERATGEEVIAGGVVKMSKSKNNGIDPHAAVEQYGADTVRLFTMFAAPPEQTLEWHDSGVEGASRFLRKLWKTVQSHVAAGDSAAATQTAAAIDIDNLSDKQQQLRRKTHETIQKVSDDYGRRQTFNTAVAAVMELLNEVGKIAERDSANGLAVEREALQAATLLLAPVTPHISHELWCALGNSGELVDAQWPQVDKKALVRSSITLVVQVNGKLRAKLEAPADADKATLEKMALADENVLKFTEGKTVRKVIVVPGKLVNIVAN, from the coding sequence ATGGAAGAGCAGTACAACCCCTCCGCAGTCGAAGCCGCGGCCCAGGAGCATTGGGCCGAGCAGAAGAGCTTCGAAGTAAAGGAAGACCCCAGCCGCGAAAAATTCTACTGCCTGTCCATGTTCCCCTATCCCAGCGGCAAGCTGCACATGGGGCACGTGCGCAACTACACCATCACCGACGTGATCTCCCGCTACCAGCGCATGCAGGGCAAAAACGTACTGCATCCCATGGGCTGGGACGCCTTCGGCCTGCCGGCAGAAAACGCCGCCATCCAGAACAAGACTGCGCCGGCCAAGTGGACCTACTCCAACATCGACTACATGAAAGGCCAGCTCAAAGCCCTCGGCTTTGGCTTCGACTGGTCCCGCGAACTGGCCACCTGCCAGCCGTCCTACTACCGCTGGGAGCAGTGGTTCTTCACTCGCCTGTACAAGAAAGGCCTGGTGTACAAGAAGATGGCCACGGTCAACTGGGACCCGGTGGACCACACCGTACTTGCCAACGAGCAGGTAATCGACGGCCGCGGCTGGCGCTCAGGCGCCGTGGTGGAGCGCAAGGAAATCCCGCAGTGGTTTATCAAGATCACCGACTACGCCGAAGAATTGTTGGCCGACCTCGACAAGTTGCCACACTGGCCAGAACAGGTGCGCACTATGCAGCGCAACTGGATCGGTAAAAGTAAAGGCATCGACCTGAGCTTCGCCCTGCCGCAAACCATTGCCGGTGTCGACCACTTTGATGTGTACACCACCCGCCCGGACACCCTGATGGGCGTGACCTATGTGTCTCTGGCCGCCGAGCACCCGATTGCGCTGGAGCTGGCGGAGAGCAACCCCGAGCTCAAAGCGTTTATCGCCGAGTGTAAAAAGCAGTCCATGTCCGAGGCCGATATGGCCACCATGGATAAGAAGGGCATGGACACCGGCCTCAAGGCCATCCACCCACTGACCGGCGAAGAAGTACCGGTATGGGTCGCCAACTACGTACTGATGGATTACGGCTCTGGCGCCGTTATGGCAGTACCAGCCCACGACCAGCGCGACTGGGAGTTTGCCAAGAAATACGACCTGCCGATCAAGCAGGTTATTGCACCGGCCAACGACGAAGCGATCGATCTGGACAAAGAAGCCTTTGTTGAGAAGGGTAAGCTGGTCAATTCCGGTGGCTTCGACGGTCTCGATTTCGACGCCGCCTTCAATGCCATTGCCGATGGCCTGGAAGCCGCGGGCAAGGGCCGCGTCACCACCAACTACCGCCTCCGCGACTGGGGTGTATCCCGTCAGCGCTACTGGGGCGCACCTATCCCCATGCTCAATCTGGCAGACGGCAGCGAGATTCCGGTACCGGCAGAAAAACTTCCGATCCTGCTGCCAGAAGAAGTCGAGCTGGACGGCGTAACCTCGCCGATCAAATCCGACCCCGAGTGGCGCAAAGACGAATACAACGGTGAAGCCGTTGAGCGCGAAACCGATACCTTCGACACCTTTATGGAGTCCAGCTGGTACTACGCGCGCTACACCTGCCCCGACTTCGAAGAAGGCATGCTCGACCCGGACCGCGCCAACTACTGGCTGCCGGTGGATCAGTATGTAGGCGGTATCGAACACGCCATCCTGCACCTGCTCTACGCACGCTTCTTCCACAAACTGATGCGCGACGAAGGCCTGGTGAAGAGCGACGAGCCCTTCAAGCAGCTGCTGTGCCAGGGCATGGTGCTGGCCGAGTCCTTCTACAAAGAAGTGGAAGGTGCGCACAAAATTTGGGTGAACCCTGCGGACGTCGACGTAGAACGCGACGAAAAAGGCAAAACCATCCGCGCGGTTGAGCGCGCTACCGGTGAAGAAGTCATTGCCGGCGGCGTCGTGAAAATGTCCAAGTCCAAGAACAACGGCATCGACCCGCACGCCGCGGTGGAGCAGTACGGTGCGGACACCGTACGCCTATTCACCATGTTCGCCGCGCCCCCCGAGCAAACCCTCGAGTGGCACGACTCCGGTGTAGAAGGCGCCAGCCGCTTCCTGCGCAAGCTCTGGAAAACCGTGCAGAGCCATGTTGCCGCCGGCGATAGCGCCGCGGCGACACAAACAGCCGCTGCGATTGACATAGACAACCTGAGCGACAAGCAACAGCAACTGCGACGCAAGACCCACGAAACCATTCAGAAAGTCAGCGACGACTACGGCCGTCGCCAGACCTTCAACACCGCCGTTGCCGCGGTAATGGAATTGCTGAACGAAGTCGGCAAGATCGCCGAACGCGACTCCGCCAACGGCCTCGCCGTAGAGCGCGAAGCCCTGCAAGCTGCGACACTGCTGCTTGCCCCGGTTACCCCACATATCAGCCACGAACTGTGGTGTGCACTGGGTAACAGTGGTGAACTGGTAGACGCCCAGTGGCCACAAGTGGACAAGAAAGCACTGGTTCGCTCTTCCATCACTCTGGTGGTACAGGTGAACGGCAAGCTGCGCGCGAAACTGGAAGCGCCGGCGGATGCCGACAAAGCAACCCTGGAAAAAATGGCACTGGCGGACGAGAACGTTCTGAAATTTACCGAAGGTAAAACGGTACGCAAGGTGATTGTTGTACCGGGCAAACTGGTCAATATCGTCGCCAACTAA
- the lptE gene encoding LPS assembly lipoprotein LptE: MKITLLRTITIILAITISACGWHLRGAPKNFPPGSKLYITTQDPRSELADSITRLLQTSGLPLAEEPSEADYTLTIHQETETKRTVSVDAKGRASEYELITSAEYSVQDNNTGRDLLTQAKADVYRTLEWDDNEVVSKGEEERLQREEMRRELIGRIIDRLRRIDIRTPITDNPAQP; the protein is encoded by the coding sequence ATGAAAATTACACTGCTCCGCACTATTACAATAATTCTGGCCATCACCATTTCAGCCTGTGGCTGGCACCTTCGCGGCGCACCGAAAAACTTCCCTCCGGGCAGCAAGCTCTACATCACCACCCAAGACCCTAGAAGTGAACTGGCCGACAGTATCACTCGCCTACTGCAAACCAGCGGCCTGCCGCTGGCAGAAGAGCCCAGTGAGGCCGACTACACGCTGACCATCCACCAGGAAACCGAAACCAAACGTACCGTTTCTGTGGATGCCAAGGGCCGCGCCTCCGAATACGAACTGATCACCAGCGCCGAATACAGCGTGCAAGACAACAACACCGGCCGCGACCTGCTCACCCAGGCCAAAGCCGACGTCTACCGCACACTGGAATGGGACGACAACGAAGTCGTCAGTAAAGGCGAAGAAGAGCGCCTGCAGCGCGAAGAAATGCGCCGCGAACTGATCGGCCGAATTATCGACCGCCTGCGTCGCATCGACATCCGCACCCCGATCACCGACAACCCGGCGCAGCCCTGA
- the holA gene encoding DNA polymerase III subunit delta, with the protein MPRINPRQLKQNLRQGLYPIYVVTGDEPLLVQECCDSIREAARKQGFNERDLLHGEHNFDWGQLLSAAGSMSLFADKKVIELRLPGGKPGDKGSKALQEFAATANDDTLLLLVLPRLDRSQLNSKWVKALEAKGVLMQIWPVEAAEMPRWIHQRLRAAGLDAEPEAIQILSERVEGNLLAASQEIEKLKLLVQDSVVTADIMNNAVASSARYDVFGLIDKALAGDAAGAVRTLQGLRAEGVEAPIVLWAIAREIRTLLETQQKLSEGQPISRLVRIQKRQSLIQSACQRLRPRHLENFLMRARAVDNAIKGGKEMDPWAGLLELTLNLSGKRSI; encoded by the coding sequence ATGCCGCGCATCAACCCTCGCCAGCTCAAGCAAAACCTGCGACAGGGCCTCTACCCCATTTACGTAGTTACCGGCGACGAACCGCTGCTGGTGCAGGAATGCTGCGACAGCATTCGTGAGGCAGCCCGCAAGCAAGGGTTTAACGAACGCGACCTGCTGCACGGTGAGCACAATTTCGACTGGGGACAACTGCTCTCCGCCGCCGGCAGCATGTCACTGTTTGCCGACAAAAAAGTCATCGAGCTGCGCCTGCCCGGCGGCAAACCCGGTGACAAAGGCAGTAAAGCCCTGCAGGAATTTGCCGCAACGGCCAATGATGACACCCTGCTATTGTTGGTGTTGCCGCGACTGGACCGCTCCCAGCTCAACAGCAAATGGGTCAAAGCACTCGAGGCCAAGGGTGTACTGATGCAGATCTGGCCCGTGGAAGCCGCGGAAATGCCCCGTTGGATTCACCAGCGCCTGCGGGCCGCGGGATTGGATGCCGAGCCCGAAGCGATCCAGATTCTTTCCGAGCGAGTCGAAGGTAATTTGCTGGCCGCCAGCCAGGAAATCGAAAAGCTGAAACTGCTGGTGCAGGACTCGGTGGTTACCGCAGACATCATGAACAACGCCGTGGCCAGCTCTGCCCGTTACGATGTGTTTGGCCTGATCGACAAGGCACTGGCCGGCGACGCCGCCGGTGCCGTCAGAACCCTGCAAGGCCTGCGCGCCGAAGGTGTCGAAGCGCCCATCGTTTTGTGGGCCATCGCCCGAGAAATTCGCACCCTGCTGGAAACCCAGCAGAAACTCTCGGAAGGCCAGCCGATCAGCCGCCTGGTACGCATCCAGAAGCGTCAATCGCTTATCCAGTCCGCCTGTCAGCGCCTGCGCCCCCGCCACCTGGAAAACTTCCTGATGCGTGCCCGTGCCGTGGATAACGCCATCAAAGGCGGCAAGGAAATGGATCCCTGGGCGGGCCTGCTGGAGCTCACCCTCAACCTTTCTGGCAAGCGCAGCATCTGA
- a CDS encoding acyl-CoA dehydrogenase family protein — protein MQNNNNGPAQTGTHQVFNQPEPLQGHNLYAGDDALKESVIRYGGHWGEDDLQRYGEICGRPEWIEHGFQANAHKPEFEPHDRGGNRIDQVNYHPAYHQLMQLAKSEGLHSSPWTDPQPGAHIVRAAKYYLHSQLESGHCCPVTMTFACLPALQKNPAVAKYWLPKITEQAYDHSNRPYFEKPALTIGMGMTEKQGGSDVRSNTSQATPSPGETAGLYTIRGHKWFLSAPMCDGFLMLAQTARGLSCFLVPRWRPDGSKNPIEIQRLKDKAGNVANASSEVELRDAIGWLVGDEGAGIKTIIEMVALTRFDCMIGSAAAQRQATLQAIYHAQHRCAFGKKLSAQPLMQNVLADLQLEVEGSLALSMRMAQALDHPDEEHQQHLLRLGAAVGKYWICKRTPHHNYEAMECLGGNGLIENFITARLYRDAPVNAIWEGSGNIQALDMLRTKHKEPEILDSWIDELAKSSGSDLCFDRALTHLKAELKKDNDLEYRARDIADQLALTMQAHLLIQGSPAPVADAFIQSRLHRHNSHNVGTIPLGADLDLLIERGDPLSG, from the coding sequence ATGCAAAATAATAATAACGGTCCAGCACAAACCGGTACGCACCAGGTCTTTAACCAACCTGAGCCACTGCAGGGGCATAACCTCTACGCCGGGGATGACGCTCTCAAAGAGTCGGTCATTCGCTACGGGGGGCACTGGGGCGAAGATGACCTGCAACGCTATGGGGAAATCTGCGGGCGGCCCGAGTGGATCGAACACGGTTTTCAGGCCAACGCGCACAAACCAGAGTTTGAGCCCCACGACCGCGGCGGCAATCGCATCGACCAGGTCAATTACCACCCCGCCTATCACCAGTTGATGCAGCTAGCAAAAAGCGAAGGACTGCACTCTTCCCCCTGGACAGACCCGCAGCCGGGCGCGCACATCGTGCGCGCGGCGAAGTACTACCTGCACAGTCAGCTGGAATCCGGCCACTGCTGCCCGGTAACCATGACTTTTGCCTGCCTGCCCGCACTACAGAAAAACCCAGCAGTTGCTAAATACTGGCTGCCCAAAATCACGGAACAGGCCTACGATCACAGCAATCGCCCCTATTTCGAAAAGCCGGCGCTCACCATTGGCATGGGTATGACAGAGAAACAGGGCGGATCCGACGTACGCAGCAACACCAGCCAAGCCACACCCTCGCCGGGCGAGACCGCGGGCCTATACACAATTCGTGGCCACAAATGGTTCCTGTCGGCACCCATGTGCGACGGATTCCTGATGCTCGCACAAACCGCCCGAGGCCTGAGCTGTTTTCTGGTACCGCGCTGGCGGCCAGACGGAAGCAAAAACCCAATCGAGATCCAGCGGCTAAAAGATAAGGCCGGTAACGTGGCTAACGCTTCTTCGGAAGTGGAGCTGCGCGATGCCATAGGTTGGCTGGTGGGCGATGAAGGCGCGGGAATAAAAACGATTATCGAGATGGTGGCCCTGACCCGCTTCGACTGCATGATCGGTTCAGCCGCAGCCCAGCGACAGGCAACACTGCAGGCCATCTACCACGCGCAACACCGCTGCGCCTTTGGCAAAAAGCTGTCAGCCCAACCGCTGATGCAAAATGTGCTGGCAGACCTGCAGCTGGAAGTGGAAGGCTCACTGGCACTCAGTATGCGCATGGCGCAGGCACTGGACCACCCGGATGAGGAGCATCAGCAACACCTGTTGCGGCTGGGCGCTGCCGTGGGTAAATACTGGATCTGCAAACGCACGCCGCATCACAACTACGAGGCCATGGAGTGTCTCGGCGGCAACGGCCTGATCGAAAACTTCATTACTGCGCGCCTCTACCGGGATGCACCGGTGAACGCTATCTGGGAGGGCTCAGGCAATATTCAGGCCCTGGATATGCTGCGCACCAAACACAAGGAGCCAGAAATTCTCGACAGCTGGATCGATGAACTGGCAAAGAGCTCCGGTTCCGACCTCTGCTTTGACCGCGCCCTGACTCACCTGAAAGCAGAGCTCAAAAAAGACAATGACTTGGAATACCGCGCCCGTGATATTGCCGACCAGCTGGCACTCACCATGCAGGCCCACCTGTTAATTCAGGGCAGCCCGGCACCGGTAGCCGATGCGTTTATCCAGTCGCGGCTGCACCGGCACAATAGCCACAATGTTGGCACCATTCCATTGGGAGCAGATCTGGATTTACTGATTGAACGCGGCGATCCACTCTCTGGCTAG
- a CDS encoding thrombospondin type 3 repeat-containing protein yields the protein MLLTLHGDESMPIGWPTFPTFSTWIVGGDTGSDSAELSIGEDGYKKLNRGDSDVDRVSIFLARENGDMVMGQGLRFWSAQLENEGGQYRLQPDRNGYVALKSVSDSWGNGYSEEVTYSASCADTGHSLSSGSVIHASLFSDYSGCNLVEVEFRYPVFLGDTKLESTSTVRMANMDQSVSPRIKMVELISDGNVSVYAESNAAINVYLDEAQAISEFMVEITLDGGAWEVLNSEYLDGKYVMPLPVIDGVSEVALKISAETADGNSIVNVINGAFLLGSDVAQHVDLDDDGVVDDLDHFPFDPTESGDADGDGIGDNSDTDRDNDGVEDSVDAFPDDPAEWLDSDGDGIGNNEDTDDDGDGVPDAVDQLPLNPGESVDTDGDGIGNNEDTDDDGDGVPDVEDQLPLNPDESIDTDGDGIGNNEDTDDDGDGVPDVEDQLPLNPDESIDTDGDGIGNNEDADDDGDGVPDSEDQLPLNSNESIDTDGDGIGNNQDTDDDGDGVEDSEDVQPLNPTYWDVANAAVQGSGVSLQNLEVGRGDQNIVVNVFKLNTNATLKLRSITLQARGSGNDGVGIDRVALHIDANENGMLDAQDQLLAEGDYLVNNGSLVLELDEPISLPIGHQQFIVTYDVAL from the coding sequence GCTCTGATTCAGCGGAGCTTTCCATAGGCGAAGATGGTTATAAAAAGCTCAATCGGGGTGATTCAGATGTGGACCGGGTCTCAATATTTCTGGCTCGGGAAAACGGTGACATGGTCATGGGGCAAGGGCTCCGGTTCTGGTCCGCACAACTGGAAAATGAAGGCGGCCAGTATCGACTACAACCCGATCGTAATGGTTACGTGGCCTTAAAGTCGGTATCTGACAGTTGGGGTAATGGGTATTCGGAGGAGGTCACGTACTCCGCGTCATGTGCTGATACAGGCCATTCGTTGTCCAGTGGTTCAGTAATACACGCCTCCTTGTTTAGTGATTACTCCGGCTGCAACTTGGTCGAGGTAGAGTTTCGTTATCCTGTTTTTCTTGGAGACACCAAGTTAGAGTCGACTTCGACAGTTCGTATGGCAAATATGGATCAGTCGGTTTCACCCCGTATCAAAATGGTGGAGTTGATCAGTGACGGGAATGTATCGGTTTACGCGGAGAGCAATGCTGCGATCAATGTTTATCTCGATGAAGCTCAGGCAATTTCTGAGTTCATGGTGGAGATTACATTGGACGGTGGTGCCTGGGAGGTTCTGAATTCCGAATATCTCGACGGGAAGTATGTGATGCCCTTACCCGTAATTGATGGAGTGTCAGAGGTCGCGTTGAAGATCTCCGCGGAGACGGCGGACGGCAACAGTATTGTTAATGTCATAAACGGCGCGTTTCTACTTGGGTCTGATGTCGCACAGCACGTCGATCTTGATGATGATGGGGTCGTCGATGACTTGGATCATTTTCCGTTCGACCCGACGGAATCTGGTGATGCTGATGGGGATGGTATCGGAGACAATTCCGATACAGACCGTGATAACGACGGTGTGGAGGATAGTGTCGATGCATTTCCTGATGATCCTGCCGAGTGGCTCGACTCAGATGGAGACGGTATCGGTAACAATGAAGATACCGATGACGACGGTGACGGCGTTCCTGACGCGGTAGACCAATTACCGTTAAATCCGGGCGAGTCCGTTGATACAGATGGAGATGGTATCGGCAACAATGAGGATACCGATGACGATGGTGATGGCGTTCCCGACGTAGAAGACCAACTACCATTGAATCCAGATGAATCCATTGATACAGATGGAGACGGTATCGGTAACAATGAGGATACCGATGACGATGGTGATGGCGTTCCCGACGTAGAAGACCAACTTCCATTGAATCCAGATGAATCCATTGATACAGATGGAGACGGCATCGGCAACAATGAAGATGCCGATGATGACGGCGATGGCGTCCCTGACTCGGAAGACCAGCTGCCTCTCAACTCGAACGAATCTATTGATACCGATGGAGACGGTATCGGCAACAATCAAGATACCGATGATGACGGTGATGGTGTTGAGGACAGTGAAGATGTGCAGCCGCTCAATCCGACTTATTGGGATGTTGCCAATGCAGCGGTGCAAGGAAGTGGCGTTTCGTTGCAAAATCTGGAAGTCGGTCGTGGGGATCAAAACATCGTAGTTAACGTATTTAAGCTGAATACAAATGCAACTCTCAAGCTGCGCTCGATAACGTTGCAGGCGCGGGGGAGTGGAAATGATGGTGTTGGTATCGATAGGGTCGCGTTGCACATTGATGCAAATGAAAATGGAATGCTGGACGCTCAAGATCAGCTATTGGCAGAGGGTGATTACCTTGTCAATAACGGCAGTCTAGTGCTGGAGCTGGATGAGCCGATTTCGTTACCCATCGGGCACCAGCAATTCATAGTTACCTATGACGTAGCGCTGTAA